From the genome of Malus sylvestris chromosome 6, drMalSylv7.2, whole genome shotgun sequence, one region includes:
- the LOC126626634 gene encoding protein cornichon homolog 4-like: MGDLYVWLISFFFLIALLALVVFQLMCLADLEFDYINPYDSSNRINRVILPEYITGGVLCAFFLITGHWCMSLFCGPYLYYNVKLYMRKNHLVDVTEIFNMLHKEKKIRLFKLFYFVFLLFLSIFWMILTALEDRE, translated from the exons ATGGGAGATCTCTACGTTTGGctcatctccttcttcttcctcattgcCCTGCTCGCCCTTGTTGTTTTCCAG CTGATGTGCCTGGCGGATCTTGAGTTCGATTATATCAACCCTTATGACTCTTCAAATCGGATAAACAGAGTGATTTTGCCAGAGTATATTACAGGAGGAGTTTTGTGCGCTTTCTTTCTTATAACAGGGCATTGGTGCATGTCACTGTTTTGTGGTCCATACCTCTATTATAATGTGAAACT GTATATGAGAAAAAATCACCTGGTAGATGTTACTGAGATATTCAATATGCTCCACAAAGAAAAGAAGATCCGgcttttcaaactcttttattttgtcttcctCCTGTTTCTCTCGATATTCTG GATGATTCTAACTGCATTGGAAGACCGTGAATAA